The following coding sequences are from one Candoia aspera isolate rCanAsp1 chromosome 13, rCanAsp1.hap2, whole genome shotgun sequence window:
- the C13H15orf61 gene encoding uncharacterized protein C15orf61 homolog, protein MGRLLRGAALALGRLHAGLLRGLLWPAGAPPRPAASEVLTRHLLQRRLPPWTSFCVKYSAVRNDQFGLSSFNWAVRGANYRVLRTGCFPFVKYHCSRGPRCDLAAQDALLAALKLLNLGIPTLLYGISSWCFASVTETVHTCCGPVTIYFLNKEDEGAMY, encoded by the exons aTGGGGCGGCTGCTGCGGGGCGCGGCGCTGGCGCTGGGGCGGCTGCACGCGGGGCTGCTGCGGGGGCTGCTGTGGCCGGCGGGGGCGCCGCCGCGCCCGGCCGCCTCGGAGGTGCTGACGCGCCACCTGCTGCAGCGGCGGCTGCCGCCCTGGACCTCCTTCTGCGTCAAGTACAGCGCGGTGCGCAACGACCAGTTCGGCCTCTCCAGCTTCAACTGGGCGGTGCGCGGCGCCAACTACCGCGTGCTGCGCACCGGCTGCTTCCCCTTCGTCAAGTACCACTGCTCGCGCGGGCCGCGCTGCGACCTGGCCGCGCAGGACGCCCTGCTGGCCGCCCTGAAGCTGCTCAACCTGG GTATCCCAACATTATTGTACGGAATTAGCTCTTGGTGTTTTGCCAGCGTCACAGAGACTGTTCACACGTGCTGTGGTCCGGTCACTATTTACTTCCTGAATAAAGAAGACGAAGGTGCCATGTACTAA